Proteins encoded by one window of Chryseobacterium aquaeductus:
- a CDS encoding L-threonylcarbamoyladenylate synthase: protein MAKILRIYPDNPQENLINEVIKSLKNGGLIIYPSDTVYALGCNIFDIKAMEKLAQIKKLKLEKAKFSIICNDLSHLSDFTRPIDTSVFRFLKSHLPGPFTFILEANKGLPLAYKNHKTIGIRVPDHSIPQLIVEKLGHPIASTSIKDDDEIIEYSTDPELIAEKYDHLVDIVIDSGYGDNMASTIVDLTSGEPEVIRQGKGEI from the coding sequence ATGGCAAAAATACTAAGAATTTACCCTGATAATCCGCAAGAAAACCTTATCAATGAGGTGATTAAATCTTTGAAAAATGGTGGATTGATTATCTATCCGTCTGACACGGTATATGCTTTGGGTTGCAACATTTTTGATATTAAAGCCATGGAAAAACTCGCTCAGATCAAAAAACTAAAGCTGGAAAAGGCTAAATTTTCTATTATTTGTAATGATCTAAGTCATCTTTCGGATTTTACAAGACCTATCGACACTTCTGTCTTCAGATTTTTAAAGAGTCATCTTCCTGGACCTTTTACTTTTATTCTTGAAGCCAATAAAGGTTTACCTCTTGCCTACAAAAACCATAAAACCATTGGTATTCGTGTGCCTGACCACTCAATTCCCCAATTGATCGTGGAAAAACTGGGTCATCCCATTGCATCGACTTCCATCAAAGATGATGATGAGATTATTGAATATTCTACCGATCCTGAATTGATTGCAGAAAAGTATGATCATTTGGTAGACATTGTGATAGACTCCGGTTATGGTGATAACATGGCATCTACAATCGTGGATCTCACTTCGGGCGAACCAGAAGTAATAAGACAGGGAAAAGGGGAAATTTAG
- a CDS encoding M56 family metallopeptidase codes for METLILYFGKVIICSGVMFLYYQLSLKDKTFHHYNRFYLLSAMLISILLPLIKVEDFTIEVSNDIYLLLSKLQNLNTNKTTDYDYFYFRIIFSALGLVSIYFLGKLLYGIFKINQFKRQFQKESFEGVNFYQTNLSEAPFSYFRNLFWKNSIIINSDVGKQILKHEMVHIEQKHSYDKIFIEIITAVFWFNPFFHIIKKEINLIHEYLADKKAVKQSDTKAFAQMLLASHFSGNQLPATSPFLSSNLKKRLKMLQKPQTKFGYARRIFALPVLFTLAFAYMVNAKNKEIAETNIEIAKAVSEIKKDTISPKNSIDQLVERQESKISKANEQLKIQSEKLKTLSEQSKEKATELKKIAKEKGEKSYEFELKAKELKQLSSEMDKVIDKDLAYQFDFENIENLRSKLLTEHPKFKVEKLELKRVFPDGDNYTIKIDDKSENLMDLLDIKDLNIKLDLDKKKLEEILAKVKSPEFRESIKKIKESQGVNNFNDSEELKKLATEISANDYVFLNRSNSNSKMNLSKKEQRKLERLSKEREEVEKKLKEIRKEQRALQGNPWIINVDAHAKPGVKIIGTATYTDSDKLNKKAVATAKSYQIDGFKNIVKSDFDDNVKIFINGKPVSKNEMDKLDPKNIVSMNVKKSTTNFKDSGEIYIVTK; via the coding sequence ATGGAAACGCTGATTTTATATTTCGGAAAAGTAATCATCTGTTCGGGTGTAATGTTTTTGTACTATCAGTTGTCTTTAAAAGACAAGACGTTTCATCATTACAACAGATTCTATCTTCTGTCGGCGATGTTGATCTCTATTTTGTTGCCGCTCATTAAGGTAGAAGATTTTACCATTGAGGTGAGCAATGATATATATTTGCTGCTAAGTAAGTTGCAGAATTTAAACACAAATAAAACTACAGATTATGATTACTTTTATTTTAGAATTATTTTTTCAGCTTTGGGATTGGTTTCTATCTATTTTTTAGGAAAACTATTGTACGGAATTTTTAAGATCAATCAATTTAAAAGACAGTTTCAAAAAGAGAGTTTTGAAGGTGTCAATTTTTACCAGACCAACCTTTCAGAAGCTCCCTTCTCATATTTCAGAAACCTCTTCTGGAAGAATTCAATCATCATCAATTCTGATGTTGGAAAACAGATTTTAAAGCACGAAATGGTTCATATCGAGCAAAAACACTCTTATGATAAAATTTTCATCGAAATCATAACTGCTGTTTTCTGGTTTAATCCGTTTTTTCATATCATCAAAAAAGAAATCAACTTAATTCACGAATATCTGGCTGATAAAAAAGCCGTCAAACAATCGGACACAAAAGCATTTGCGCAGATGCTTTTAGCAAGCCACTTTTCCGGAAACCAGTTGCCTGCGACCAGTCCGTTTCTAAGTTCAAATCTTAAAAAACGACTCAAAATGTTACAAAAACCACAAACCAAATTCGGATATGCGCGTAGAATTTTTGCATTACCGGTTTTATTTACATTAGCTTTCGCCTATATGGTGAATGCTAAAAACAAAGAAATTGCAGAGACCAATATTGAAATTGCTAAAGCTGTTTCGGAAATCAAAAAAGACACGATAAGCCCAAAAAACAGTATCGATCAACTCGTTGAAAGACAAGAATCTAAGATTTCTAAAGCAAACGAACAACTAAAGATTCAATCTGAAAAGCTGAAAACTTTAAGCGAACAATCAAAAGAAAAAGCTACCGAACTCAAAAAAATTGCCAAAGAAAAAGGTGAGAAAAGCTATGAGTTTGAACTGAAAGCCAAAGAATTGAAACAGCTTTCTAGTGAAATGGATAAGGTCATTGACAAAGATCTTGCGTATCAATTTGACTTTGAGAATATTGAAAACTTGAGAAGTAAATTACTAACAGAACATCCAAAATTTAAAGTAGAAAAATTGGAATTGAAGAGAGTTTTTCCTGATGGAGATAATTATACTATTAAGATTGATGATAAGAGTGAAAATTTAATGGATCTTTTAGATATTAAAGATCTTAACATAAAATTGGATCTTGATAAGAAAAAGCTGGAAGAAATACTCGCAAAAGTAAAAAGTCCGGAATTCAGAGAGAGTATTAAAAAAATTAAAGAATCACAGGGTGTAAACAATTTCAATGATTCGGAGGAATTAAAAAAGTTGGCAACCGAAATTTCTGCCAATGATTATGTTTTTCTTAATAGATCAAACTCTAATTCTAAAATGAATCTTTCTAAAAAAGAACAAAGAAAACTTGAAAGGTTATCTAAGGAAAGAGAAGAAGTAGAAAAAAAACTGAAAGAAATCAGAAAGGAACAAAGAGCGTTACAAGGTAATCCATGGATTATTAATGTAGATGCTCATGCGAAACCAGGTGTTAAAATAATAGGAACCGCAACCTATACCGATTCGGATAAGCTTAATAAAAAAGCTGTTGCAACTGCTAAATCATATCAGATCGATGGTTTCAAAAACATTGTAAAATCTGATTTTGATGATAATGTAAAAATCTTCATCAATGGGAAACCTGTTTCAAAAAATGAGATGGATAAGCTTGATCCTAAAAATATTGTTTCAATGAATGTGAAAAAATCTACCACAAATTTTAAAGACAGTGGCGAAATATATATCGTAACGAAATAA
- the yaaA gene encoding peroxide stress protein YaaA, whose amino-acid sequence MKIITSPAKLMNIENSTDLVRSTSPKFIKEAEFIHSFLQHKSPKYLSELMEISTKLADENWERNQKWKSKPTSKESAPAMYAFTGEVYRGLDAKTLDKKAVDYLQKNYRIISGLYGLLKPSDKIMLYRLEMGRPFEFDEYKNLYSFWSEKITEQLNAEMKKTEILLHLASNEYGKVIDRKKLNHKVIDFEFYELREGKLKTIVVYTKHARGLVVRFCAENNAKTLNDVKAFNYEGYRIDEKKSTDTKLVFTR is encoded by the coding sequence ATGAAAATCATCACATCACCTGCGAAATTAATGAACATCGAAAACTCAACCGATCTGGTGAGAAGCACAAGTCCGAAATTCATTAAAGAAGCAGAGTTTATACATTCTTTTTTACAACATAAGTCTCCAAAATATCTTTCTGAGCTGATGGAAATTTCAACAAAACTGGCAGATGAAAACTGGGAAAGAAATCAAAAATGGAAATCAAAACCTACATCAAAAGAGTCAGCTCCAGCCATGTACGCTTTTACAGGAGAAGTGTACAGAGGTTTGGATGCAAAAACTTTAGATAAAAAAGCAGTTGATTATTTACAGAAAAACTACAGAATAATTTCGGGATTGTACGGTCTGTTGAAACCTTCAGACAAAATAATGCTTTACCGATTGGAAATGGGACGACCTTTTGAGTTTGATGAATATAAAAACCTTTACTCTTTCTGGAGCGAAAAAATCACTGAACAGCTGAATGCTGAAATGAAAAAGACAGAAATCCTTCTACATCTTGCCAGCAACGAATATGGAAAGGTGATCGACCGAAAAAAACTCAATCATAAAGTTATTGATTTTGAATTTTATGAATTAAGAGAAGGAAAGCTGAAAACCATTGTTGTTTACACTAAGCACGCAAGAGGTTTGGTCGTAAGATTCTGTGCCGAAAACAATGCGAAAACCCTGAATGACGTAAAAGCTTTCAACTACGAAGGCTACAGAATTGATGAGAAAAAATCGACTGATACTAAACTGGTTTTCACAAGATAA
- a CDS encoding BlaI/MecI/CopY family transcriptional regulator produces MKIQNLTKAEEQVMQYLWKLEKGFLKDVLDLFPEPKPHTNTVSTILKVLKEKDFVDYTIYGRQHEYFPLISKEQYSGKTMKSLVKNYFKGSYKSAVSFLVEKNEMTVEDLEMLLNELKNKD; encoded by the coding sequence ATGAAGATTCAAAACTTAACAAAGGCAGAAGAACAGGTGATGCAGTATTTGTGGAAACTTGAAAAAGGTTTTCTGAAAGATGTACTCGATCTTTTCCCGGAACCCAAACCGCATACCAATACAGTTTCTACAATTTTGAAGGTTTTGAAAGAAAAAGACTTTGTAGATTATACTATATATGGAAGACAGCATGAATATTTCCCGTTGATTTCTAAAGAGCAATATTCCGGAAAAACAATGAAAAGTCTGGTGAAAAATTATTTTAAAGGTTCTTACAAAAGTGCCGTTTCTTTTTTGGTTGAAAAAAACGAAATGACTGTGGAAGATCTTGAAATGTTACTAAACGAACTAAAAAACAAAGACTGA
- a CDS encoding CPBP family intramembrane glutamic endopeptidase — MSLTGKYSIGIVLTFVLLAISMLYSIPFINLFINSKTLTSELFFYNRLSLWLVLLLVLVYNFFIENRSFFVWEDKKYSFTFYFGAVILLYLICIFGGAFINAIIIFLTEEKVSKRLLEFKTLFKNNYFLIIFTCITAAVIEELLMRAYIQPRIEKIYKSPVLGIIISALLFGILHSTYGTIGQVVIPFFIGIIFALFYKKYSNIKILIVTHFMIDLVSIVAMTFVDAKHLSLIAL; from the coding sequence ATGAGTCTGACCGGAAAATACTCCATAGGCATTGTACTTACGTTTGTACTTCTTGCAATATCCATGTTATATTCGATTCCATTCATCAATTTATTTATTAATTCTAAAACATTAACATCAGAACTTTTTTTCTACAACAGACTATCATTGTGGCTGGTTCTACTTCTTGTATTAGTCTATAATTTTTTCATTGAGAATCGCTCGTTTTTCGTTTGGGAAGACAAAAAATATTCTTTCACATTTTACTTTGGCGCAGTTATTTTGCTTTACTTAATCTGCATATTTGGCGGAGCTTTTATCAATGCAATTATTATATTTTTAACGGAAGAAAAAGTAAGCAAACGACTTTTGGAGTTTAAAACTTTATTCAAAAACAATTATTTTCTCATTATATTTACATGTATTACCGCAGCTGTAATCGAAGAATTGTTGATGCGGGCTTACATTCAGCCAAGAATCGAGAAAATATATAAAAGTCCTGTTCTTGGCATTATTATCTCTGCATTATTATTCGGAATCCTTCACAGTACGTACGGAACGATCGGTCAGGTTGTGATTCCCTTTTTTATAGGAATTATTTTTGCTTTGTTTTATAAAAAATATTCCAACATCAAAATTTTGATAGTCACTCATTTTATGATTGATCTTGTCTCAATTGTGGCCATGACTTTTGTCGATGCCAAACATTTATCTCTAATTGCATTATGA